A stretch of the Gossypium hirsutum isolate 1008001.06 chromosome D07, Gossypium_hirsutum_v2.1, whole genome shotgun sequence genome encodes the following:
- the LOC107954704 gene encoding cytochrome b-c1 complex subunit Rieske-4, mitochondrial — MGMISDVPATVAAVKNPTSKIVYDEYNHERFPPSDPSKRAFAYFVLSGGRFVLSMSASKDVLALASLEVDLSSIGLGSTVTVKWRGKPVFIRRRTEEDIKTANSVDLASQG; from the coding sequence ATGGGAATGATCTCAGATGTCCCTGCTACTGTGGCAGCTGTAAAGAACCCTACTTCAAAAATTGTCTATGACGAGTATAATCACGAGCGGTTTCCACCTAGTGATCCCAGCAAGCGTGCTTTTGCTTATTTCGTCTTGTCTGGTGGCAGGTTTGTTCTAAGCATGTCTGCCAGCAAAGACGTTCTTGCACTCGCTTCCCTTGAGGTTGACCTTTCTAGCATAGGGCTAGGGAGCACTGTTACCGTCAAGTGGAGAGGGAAGCCTGTCTTTATCAGACGTAGAACCGAAGAGGACATCAAGACGGCTAACAGCGTTGACCTTGCATCacagggatga
- the LOC107956748 gene encoding uncharacterized protein, translated as MSVEVLDCATIVNFVEDEEAFNISIRERFAHLDTNHDGLLSYTELSKDLQSLRVLETHFGIDIKTDPKELAHVYESLFEQFDHDSNGTVDLEEFKLETKRMMLAMANGMGFLPVQMVLEEGSLLKIAVEHESTKLIAA; from the coding sequence ATGAGTGTGGAAGTGTTAGACTGTGCCACCATTGTTAACTTCGTTGAAGATGAAGAAGCATTCAACATCTCAATACGAGAGCGATTTGCTCACCTGGACACCAACCATGATGGGCTACTGTCTTACACGGAGTTGTCCAAGGATTTGCAGAGTCTCAGGGTGCTCGAAACTCACTTCGGCATCGACATTAAAACGGACCCAAAGGAACTCGCTCACGTTTACGAATCACTGTTCGAGCAGTTCGATCACGACTCCAATGGGACGGTGGATTTAGAGGAGTTCAAGTTGGAGACCAAGCGGATGATGCTTGCCATGGCTAATGGGATGGGTTTTTTGCCTGTTCAAATGGTGTTGGAAGAAGGCAGCCTATTGAAGATTGCAGTTGAGCATGAATCCACCAAACTAATTGCTGCTTGA